TATTATTTCCACGACATCAAACCGCATAGGCAAATCAAATAAGTTGTTTTGCTTAATATATGTTATCGCGGCTTTGGCGATATTTTGGCGCTTTTTGTAACCTATGGCCTCCGAAGGGTAGCCAAAAGCCGTGTCCTTTCGGCTTTTGACTTCTACAAACGCCAAAACGCCGTTGTCTTGGGCAATAATATCAATTTCGCCTAGAGAACACCTAAAATTGATTTGGATAATGGTATATCCCGTTTTTTTGAGATGGTATATGGCTTTTGATTCGCCTATTCTGCCTTTTTGGATATTTTGTTTTTTCATTTTTCGTTCTCTATTATTTAATATTCGCCACTTCCAAATGGGTCAAAAAACTAAGCCTATGAATAGGGCAGCTTCCCCATTTTTTTAAAGCTTTTAGATGGTTCGGGGTCGCGTAACCTTTGCAATTTTTGAAATCATAATATGGATAAATTTTGTCCATTTGGCGCATATAACGGTCTCTTGTCACCTTTGCCAAAATGCTCGCCGCCGCGATGTTATACGACAGCTCGTCGCCTTTGATTATGAATTCGCTTGGGCAAGGCAAATTAAGTCCTCCTACCGCGTCAACTAGGATTATGTCGGGCAAAATTTTTAGCCCTTTGGCCGCTCGTTCCATTCCTAGCCTGGTGGCGTTGAGTATATTAATCTTGTCAATCGTGGCGTGGTCAATCATTACGACATTATAAGCTATTGCGGTCTTTATAATAATCTCATATAGCTGTTCCCTTTTGGCCTCGGTAAGTTTTTTGCTGTCGTCAACGCCTTCAATATAATGGCCTTTGGGCATAATGACGGCGGCGCAAGCCACCGGCCCGGCAAGCGGTCCGCGTCCGGCTTCGTCTATGCCGCATATATATTGCAAATCCGCGTATTTTTTTTCGTAATCCAAAATTCTTTTAAGGCTCAAGGTTGTCTTCCTCTATGGGCGGCGTTTCCAGAGAAATAGCGCCTAACCTGCCCGCGCGAAAATCGTCCAAAACGGCTTTCGCCGTCCTTTTCAAGTCTAACTCCCCGCCTTTTAGCAAATATCCGCGGGATTGGGCTATGCCGCTAAGCGGGTCGTATAAATCCGAAATAGGCCCGTATCTGTCAATTATGTTTTGGTTAAACCTTTGGATCATCTCGTTCAAAAATGCCCTTGCCAACTCAATTATATCCAAAATATCGTCTTTGATGCTCCCTATGTAGGCAAGATGTTTTGCGGCGTTTTTGTCGTCTAATTTGGGCGCAAGTATCCCGGCCGTGTCCAATAGCTCAATATCTTTTAACCTAATCCATTGTTTTTCGCGGGTAACGCCGGGCTTATTGCCTGTTTTTGCCCTGTATGCGCCGCAAAGCGAGTTAATAATAGACGACTTGCCAGTATTGGGAATGCCGGCGACCATTGCTTTGGGCGCGTAGTTTATGCCTTTTTGTTTCCATTTTTGGATTTTTGGGTAAGTTAGTTTTCTTAATTCGGGCAAAATCGCCTTAGCGCCCCCGCTTATGGATGCGACAGCGCTGACGGCTGAAGCTGTGGGCGAGGACAAATATTTGATCCATTGTTTTGTAACCTCGCCATCGGCCAAGTCGGCCTTATTCAAAACATACAAAACAGGCTTATTGGACATCTTGCGCAAAAAATGGTTGTTGATACAGGCCTTGGGCGCCCTCGCGTCCAAGACATAAATAAGCGCGTCAATTATTTTTAGGTTTTTTTCGGCTTCTCGTATGGCCTTGGCCATATGACCCGGAAACCATTGAATGTCCATAAAAACTTAATCCTTAAGCAAATCAGGGCGCAATTTTTTGGTCAACAGCTTGCTTTGCATCTCGCGCCATTTTTGTATTTCTTGGTGGTTGCCGCTTAGCAATACTTCGGGCACGCTATGTCCCATAAACACTCTGGGACGGGTATAATGAGGGTATTCCAATAAATTGTTTTCAAAACTTTCAAACTTGGCGGATTGGTCGTTGCCCAAAACGCCCGGCAACAGCCGCGCAATGCAATCTATTACCACTTGGGCGGCAAGCTCGCCGCCTGTCAAGACATAATCGCCTATTGATATTTCTTGGTCTATATAATAATCAATAATCCTTTGGTCAAGACCCTCGTAATGACCGCAAAGCAGCACCAAATGCGGCAACTTGGACAAATCTTTGGCAAGGCTTTGGTTAAACCTATGGCCTTTAGGC
The DNA window shown above is from Clostridiales bacterium and carries:
- a CDS encoding YraN family protein — protein: MKKQNIQKGRIGESKAIYHLKKTGYTIIQINFRCSLGEIDIIAQDNGVLAFVEVKSRKDTAFGYPSEAIGYKKRQNIAKAAITYIKQNNLFDLPMRFDVVEII
- a CDS encoding ribonuclease HII; amino-acid sequence: MSLKRILDYEKKYADLQYICGIDEAGRGPLAGPVACAAVIMPKGHYIEGVDDSKKLTEAKREQLYEIIIKTAIAYNVVMIDHATIDKINILNATRLGMERAAKGLKILPDIILVDAVGGLNLPCPSEFIIKGDELSYNIAAASILAKVTRDRYMRQMDKIYPYYDFKNCKGYATPNHLKALKKWGSCPIHRLSFLTHLEVANIK
- the trmD gene encoding tRNA (guanosine(37)-N1)-methyltransferase TrmD; amino-acid sequence: MKISVLTLFPEMFDSLKHSILKRAIESKALEIEFYNIRDYSKDPHKKCDDYSFGGGEGMVMMPQPVYDALKAADSGRKAHRVYLSPKGHRFNQSLAKDLSKLPHLVLLCGHYEGLDQRIIDYYIDQEISIGDYVLTGGELAAQVVIDCIARLLPGVLGNDQSAKFESFENNLLEYPHYTRPRVFMGHSVPEVLLSGNHQEIQKWREMQSKLLTKKLRPDLLKD
- the ylqF gene encoding ribosome biogenesis GTPase YlqF produces the protein MDIQWFPGHMAKAIREAEKNLKIIDALIYVLDARAPKACINNHFLRKMSNKPVLYVLNKADLADGEVTKQWIKYLSSPTASAVSAVASISGGAKAILPELRKLTYPKIQKWKQKGINYAPKAMVAGIPNTGKSSIINSLCGAYRAKTGNKPGVTREKQWIRLKDIELLDTAGILAPKLDDKNAAKHLAYIGSIKDDILDIIELARAFLNEMIQRFNQNIIDRYGPISDLYDPLSGIAQSRGYLLKGGELDLKRTAKAVLDDFRAGRLGAISLETPPIEEDNLEP